CGCTCGAAGGCCTCGGGGCCCCACGGATACCAGTCCACCGGGTTGTGGGCATGCTGCAGGAGGTAGGGGCTCGTCTCCGAGGCGAGGCGGTTCGCGGGGCGCGACGAGGGCACGGGGCCGGTGCCCGTCAGGAGCCCGGGACGAACGGCAGCGCGACCACGCGGGCCGGCTGCTCGCCGGCGGCATCCGCCACCGTCACCGGGCTACCCGGCTCGAAGTGCTCGCGGCGCACGTAGCCCAGCGCGATCGGCCGGCCGAGAGCGATCGAGCGCACCGCCGAGGTCACGCGGCCGATGTCCTTGCCCTCCGCGGTCACCCGCGCGTCCGCCTCGGGAATGCGATCGCCTTCGATCACGAGGCCGCTCAGCGCCCGGTTCACGTGCCCGCGGTATTTCACCCGCGCGACGGTCTCCTGGCCGATGTAGCACCCCTTCGTGTAGCTGACGAGCGACTCGAGGCGCGTCTCGGGCAGGATCACCGAGTCGTCGACGTCGCGCGGATACCAGGGCTGGCCGGCCTCGACCCGCAGCACGTCGAGCGTCTCGGGGCCCGCCGGCACCGCGCCCGCTCCCACGAGGGCGCCACGCAGCGCCTCCGCCCGGTCCGCGGCCACCCAGCAGTGGAACCCGGGTCCCGGCCCCTCGGCGCGGTTGATCACACGCACCGGCCCGGCGTCCATTCCGACCTCCGCGTGCGCGTACGGAGCCAGGTCGATCGCGCCGCCGCTCAGGCCCTCCAGCAGCGCGCGGGCGGCCGGACCCTGCAACGACAGGATCGCGAAGGCGGTGTCGGCCGCCTCGAAGTAGGCCTTCTCGGAGATGAGGTAGTGATCCAGGGTCTGGAGCGTCTTCTCGGTCATGTCCGCGGGTAATTCGATCAGCACCTGGTCGGTCGCCGCGTAGACCACCAGCAGAGTCATCACCTTGCCGTGAGCGTCGAGGAACGCGGCGGGCGCGCCCTGCCCGGGCTGGAGTCCCTTCACGTCGTTGGTGAGCATGCCCTGCAGGAACGCCAGTCGATCGCGGCCGGTGACGGTCACCTTCCCCAGGCTCGAGCGGTCGAAGAGCACGACCGCTTCGCGGGCGGCACGATATTCGCGGGCGACGTCGGACATGGTGAACGTATTGTTGACGCGCGGGAGAGCGCTGTCAACTTGCGGGGCGCCCGGCACCTCGTACACAATGGCGCCCGTGTCGCCGACCGGATTGCCCGCCCCGCCCGCCCGCTCGCGATTTCGCCGCCGTCTGCTCGCCTGGTACGGGCGGCATCGCCGCGACCTGCCGTGGCGGCGCACCGAGGATCCGTACCGCATCCTCGTCTCCGAGATCATGCTTCAGCAGACCCAGGTCGATCGGGTGATCCCGAAGTATCACGAGTTCCTGGACCGGTATCCGACGCTCCAGAGCCTCGCCGGCTCGACTCCGGAGGAGGTCGCGCGCCTCTGGTACCCGCTCGGCTACAACATCCGCCCGATCAACCTGCGCGGCATCGCCTGCGAGGCGGTCGCGAGCTACGGCGGCCGTCTCCCCGACGACGACGCCCTGCTGCGCGGCATGCGCGGCATCGGCCGCTACACCGCGGGGGCGGTGCGATGCTTCGCGTACGGCCGCGCGGTGCCCATCGTGGACACCAACGTGCGGCGCGTCCTCGGCCGGGTGTTCCTCGGGCCGCGGCGTCTCGGACGCCTGCGGGGCCAGAAGACGATCTGGGATCTCGCCGGCGCCCTCGTGCCGCCGCGGAAGGCGTACGACTACAACCAGGCCCTGATGGACTTCGGGGCCACGTGGTGCACCGCCCGGGCGCCGCGCTGCCGCCGCTGCCCCATGAACCGCTTCTGCGCGACGTACCGGACGACGCGCGGCCGCGGGCGAGGCGCTCGTGCGCACGCTTGAGGGCAAGACCGCGATCGTGGCCGGCGGCGGCACCGGCATCGGGCGCGCCATCGCGCTGGCCTTCGCGCGCGAGGGCGCGCGGGTCGCGGTGTTCGGCCGCCGGGCCGAGCCGCTGCGCGAGGCGGTAGAGGCGATCACCGCGACCGGCGGGATCGCGCGCGCGGTCGCGGGCGACGCCGGCGTGGAGGGAGACGTGGCCCGCCTGGTGGACGACGCATGCGGCCGGTGGGGCGGCGTGGAGGTGCTGGTCAACTCCGCGGCGGTCCGCCTCAACGCCCCGCTCGGCGAGATATCGGCCGCCGACTTCGCGGAGGTGCTGCGCATCAACCTGGTCGGGGCCTTCGTCCTGACCCGCATGGTGATCGCTCCCATGCGCGCGCGGGGCGGCGGGTCGATCATCCACATCGGCTCCGCGCTGGGCGAGGCGGCCGCGCCGTTCTTCTCCCCCTACGTCGCCTCCAAGGGCGGGCTCAACGCGCTGGCCCGCGCCGCGGCGGTCGAGCTGGTGAAGGACGGCATCCGGGTGAACGTGGTCGCGCCCGGCACGATCGACACCGTCATCAGCCAGGGCGTGAGCGACTTCCGCCGCGGGATGCTCGAGCGCCGGATCCCGATCGGCCGCGCCGGTCACGTCGACGACATCGCCGCCGCGTGTCTCTACCTGGCCTCCGACGGGGCGCGGTACGTGACCGGCGCGACGCTCGCGGTGGACGGCGGGTGGACCGCGTCGTGAGCGGGGATCCCCTCACCCTGCCCTCTCCCCGGAGGGGAGAGGGCTTCGTGTGCGTCGTGGCTGGGGTGATCGAGCGGGACGGGTTGATCCTGATCGCCCGGCGGCCGGCGGCGCTGCATCTCGGCGGCCTGTGGGAGTTCCCGGGCGGCAAGCAGAACGCCAACGAGAGCCCGGAGGCGGCGCTCGCGCGGGAGATCGCCGAGGAGCTGGGCGTGCGCGTGACGGTGGGGCCGCTCCTGGAGCGGGTGGACTGGAGCTATCCCGAGAAGCGGGTGCGCCTGTCGTTCTTCCGCTGCGCGATCGAGGGCGAGGCGCGGCCGCTCGAGGGGCAGGAGCTGGCGTGGGTGCGTCCCGCCGACCTCCGTCGTTACGAGTTCCCGCCCGCGGACGCGACCCTGCTGGACCGCCTCAGCCGCGGCTGACCGCGAGCTCGGCGCGCCGTCGGGCGCTGAGCACCAGGATCCCGGCGTACAGGGCCAGCCCCAGCGCCTGCACCGGGCCACGGCGCGAGATCATGAGCGCGGCCGCGGCCAGGCACAGCCAGCGGAGCCAGCCGGAGACCGGCCCCCACGCATGCCCCACCACGCACGAGGCCAGCGCGATCGCGGAGAGCGCGGCCATGGCCGACACCAGGATGATCTGCGGCCACTCGCCCTTGAGCAGCAGCTCCTGGTGGTACACGAACGCGAACGGCACGAAGAAGCCGGCGACCCCCAGGCGGAAGGCCTCGATGCCGGTGGCGAACATGTCGGCGCCCGCGATGTTCGCGGCCGCGAAGGCGGTGACCGCGTCGGGCGGGGTGAGGTCCGACAGCACCGCGTAGTAGAAGACGAAGAGATGCGCGGCGAGCAGGCCCACGCCCAGGTTGCCCATGGCGGCGGCGCCGACGGTGACCGAGATGACGTACGCCGCGGTGGTGGGGATGCCGGTGCCGAGCACGGACACCACCACGAACACCAGCAGCATCGCGACGAAGAGCACCCCGCCGGCGGCCTGCACCACCACGCCGCTGAAGGCGAGCGCAGCCCCGGTACGGGTCAGCACCCCGACGATCATGCCCGAGCCGGCCAGCGCCACCGCGATGGTGGCCGCCGAGTACGACGCCTCGGTGAGGGCCTCCCAGCACTTTCGCGGCGTCATCCAGGTCTGGCGGTCGAGGAACGAGAGCACGAAGGTCACCACGATGGTGTAGAAGGCCGCGCCGGTCGGCGAGTAGCCCTCGGCCAGCAGGTAGACGATGAGCGCGAACGGGATCGCGAAGTAGGCGTGCCGCAGCACCGGCTTCCAGGAGGGCAGCTCGGAGCGCGGCACCGGCCGCATGCCGTAGCGGAGGGCCAGGAAGTGCACCATGGCCATGAGGCCGACGTAGTAGAGGATGGCCGGGATGGCCGCCGCCTTGATGATGTCGAAGTAGGAGATGCCGGTGACCTCCGACATGATGAACACGCCGGCGCCCATGACCGGCGGCATGATCTGCCCGCCGGTGCCCGCGATGGCCTCGATGGCGGCCGCGTTCTTGGCGCTGTAGCCGCCCTTCTTCATGAGCGGGATCGTGAAGGAGCCGGTGGCGTACACGTTGGCCACCGTGGAGCCGGAGATGGTGCCGAAGAGGGCCGAGGCGATGACCGCGATCTTGGCCGGGCCTCCCCGGGCCCAGCCGGCCAGGCGCACCGCCACGTCGATGACGAACTCGCCGACGCCCGCCTTCATCATGACCGCGGCGAAGAGCACGTAGATGAACAGGATGTTGGAGGAGATGCCGGTGAGGAAGCCGTACATGCCCTCGTCGCCCGCCAGGTAGACGAACTCGACCATGCGCGGGAACGAGTAGCCCTTGAAGTTGAACAGGCCCGGGATCCACTGACTGGTGGCCAGGTAGAGGAGCGAGACCGAGATGGTGACCGCCATCCACGGCGAGAGCGATCGGCGGCACGCCTCGATGACCAGGACGGCCATGACGCTGCCGATGATCACCTCGATGGGCAGCACGGGGGAGGCGCCCTCCCAGCGGTGATTCAGCCGGTCCGCGTTCCATATGTGATAGAGGCTCGCCACCGCGGTGATGGCGGCCCAGAGCCAGTCGAAGGCGCTCGGCCGCGTCTTCGGCGAGCGGGAGTTGAACGGGAACGCGAGGAACGC
This window of the Candidatus Methylomirabilota bacterium genome carries:
- a CDS encoding DUF255 domain-containing protein; translation: MPSSRPANRLASETSPYLLQHAHNPVDWYPWGPEAFER
- a CDS encoding aminomethyltransferase family protein; translated protein: MSDVAREYRAAREAVVLFDRSSLGKVTVTGRDRLAFLQGMLTNDVKGLQPGQGAPAAFLDAHGKVMTLLVVYAATDQVLIELPADMTEKTLQTLDHYLISEKAYFEAADTAFAILSLQGPAARALLEGLSGGAIDLAPYAHAEVGMDAGPVRVINRAEGPGPGFHCWVAADRAEALRGALVGAGAVPAGPETLDVLRVEAGQPWYPRDVDDSVILPETRLESLVSYTKGCYIGQETVARVKYRGHVNRALSGLVIEGDRIPEADARVTAEGKDIGRVTSAVRSIALGRPIALGYVRREHFEPGSPVTVADAAGEQPARVVALPFVPGS
- a CDS encoding A/G-specific adenine glycosylase, which produces MSPTGLPAPPARSRFRRRLLAWYGRHRRDLPWRRTEDPYRILVSEIMLQQTQVDRVIPKYHEFLDRYPTLQSLAGSTPEEVARLWYPLGYNIRPINLRGIACEAVASYGGRLPDDDALLRGMRGIGRYTAGAVRCFAYGRAVPIVDTNVRRVLGRVFLGPRRLGRLRGQKTIWDLAGALVPPRKAYDYNQALMDFGATWCTARAPRCRRCPMNRFCATYRTTRGRGRGARAHA
- a CDS encoding SDR family oxidoreductase; this translates as MRTLEGKTAIVAGGGTGIGRAIALAFAREGARVAVFGRRAEPLREAVEAITATGGIARAVAGDAGVEGDVARLVDDACGRWGGVEVLVNSAAVRLNAPLGEISAADFAEVLRINLVGAFVLTRMVIAPMRARGGGSIIHIGSALGEAAAPFFSPYVASKGGLNALARAAAVELVKDGIRVNVVAPGTIDTVISQGVSDFRRGMLERRIPIGRAGHVDDIAAACLYLASDGARYVTGATLAVDGGWTAS
- a CDS encoding (deoxy)nucleoside triphosphate pyrophosphohydrolase, with protein sequence MSGDPLTLPSPRRGEGFVCVVAGVIERDGLILIARRPAALHLGGLWEFPGGKQNANESPEAALAREIAEELGVRVTVGPLLERVDWSYPEKRVRLSFFRCAIEGEARPLEGQELAWVRPADLRRYEFPPADATLLDRLSRG
- a CDS encoding TRAP transporter fused permease subunit, whose product is MRKLDGWVYWAAGAYAVAAALFHFYTAGYGTLEPRLQRAVHLLFLIPLAFLAFPFNSRSPKTRPSAFDWLWAAITAVASLYHIWNADRLNHRWEGASPVLPIEVIIGSVMAVLVIEACRRSLSPWMAVTISVSLLYLATSQWIPGLFNFKGYSFPRMVEFVYLAGDEGMYGFLTGISSNILFIYVLFAAVMMKAGVGEFVIDVAVRLAGWARGGPAKIAVIASALFGTISGSTVANVYATGSFTIPLMKKGGYSAKNAAAIEAIAGTGGQIMPPVMGAGVFIMSEVTGISYFDIIKAAAIPAILYYVGLMAMVHFLALRYGMRPVPRSELPSWKPVLRHAYFAIPFALIVYLLAEGYSPTGAAFYTIVVTFVLSFLDRQTWMTPRKCWEALTEASYSAATIAVALAGSGMIVGVLTRTGAALAFSGVVVQAAGGVLFVAMLLVFVVVSVLGTGIPTTAAYVISVTVGAAAMGNLGVGLLAAHLFVFYYAVLSDLTPPDAVTAFAAANIAGADMFATGIEAFRLGVAGFFVPFAFVYHQELLLKGEWPQIILVSAMAALSAIALASCVVGHAWGPVSGWLRWLCLAAAALMISRRGPVQALGLALYAGILVLSARRRAELAVSRG